The Pseudanabaena galeata CCNP1313 genome includes a region encoding these proteins:
- a CDS encoding glycosyl hydrolase family 57, whose amino-acid sequence MTTTPSSFVTSDFPAICGNEDVIQRAVQDDAPIFLNDNNLRLEEISAAFACALHMHQPTIPAGANGALICNLQNMFEHQGEGDNHNASVFAWCYSRMGDFIPQLVAQGSNPRIMLDYSGNLLWGLQQMQRHDILDNLKRITCDRQYQPYVEWLGTMWSHAVIPSTPIPDVKLHIQAWQSHFASIFGIDALKRVKGFSPPEMHLPNHPDTLYEYIKALKECGYRWLMVQEHSVERMDGSGLTQDQKYLPNRLVAMNSQGESISITALIKTQGSDTKLVAQMQPYHEAKSRNKQMLGNIAVPSLVSQIADGENGGVMMNEFPRDYPLVWDQLKNNGRGSSGVVGLNGTEYLEMIEAAGVSPLDYPTIQAVQQHKVWNKIEQSGDRHSLNTADIEQVIIELKASDHQFHMDGASWTNSMSWVHGYENVLEPMNKLSAKFHEKYDVLVAQDPSVTKRSDYQQALLYNLLVQTSCFRYWGQGTWTDYARELYRRGEAL is encoded by the coding sequence ATTACAACTACACCGTCAAGCTTTGTCACCTCCGATTTCCCAGCTATTTGCGGAAATGAAGACGTAATTCAACGCGCTGTGCAAGATGATGCACCTATATTTTTAAACGATAATAACTTGCGTCTTGAAGAGATTAGCGCAGCCTTTGCCTGTGCATTACATATGCATCAACCGACAATTCCCGCAGGTGCAAATGGAGCGTTAATTTGTAACTTGCAAAATATGTTTGAACATCAAGGCGAAGGTGATAATCACAACGCTTCGGTGTTTGCTTGGTGCTATAGCCGCATGGGAGACTTTATCCCGCAATTAGTGGCGCAAGGCAGCAATCCTCGGATTATGCTGGACTATTCAGGAAATTTGCTCTGGGGATTACAGCAGATGCAACGCCATGACATTTTGGACAATCTCAAACGCATTACCTGCGATCGCCAATATCAGCCCTATGTGGAATGGCTTGGCACAATGTGGAGTCACGCAGTGATTCCATCAACACCAATTCCCGATGTGAAACTGCATATTCAAGCATGGCAAAGTCATTTTGCTTCCATTTTTGGCATTGACGCTCTAAAGCGAGTTAAAGGTTTCTCGCCCCCAGAAATGCACCTTCCCAATCATCCCGACACTTTGTATGAATATATCAAAGCCCTTAAGGAATGCGGCTATCGATGGTTGATGGTTCAAGAACATTCCGTAGAGCGTATGGATGGCTCAGGGCTAACTCAAGATCAGAAATATTTGCCAAATCGTTTAGTGGCGATGAATTCCCAAGGCGAATCGATTAGTATCACCGCTTTGATTAAAACCCAAGGCTCAGATACGAAACTAGTCGCCCAAATGCAGCCTTATCATGAGGCAAAAAGTCGGAACAAACAGATGCTTGGTAATATTGCTGTGCCTTCGTTAGTTTCGCAAATTGCCGATGGCGAGAATGGCGGCGTAATGATGAATGAGTTTCCCCGTGACTATCCATTGGTATGGGATCAACTGAAGAATAATGGTCGTGGCAGTTCGGGCGTTGTGGGCTTAAATGGAACCGAATATCTAGAAATGATTGAGGCGGCTGGAGTCAGTCCCCTTGACTACCCGACGATTCAAGCGGTGCAACAGCATAAGGTTTGGAATAAGATTGAACAAAGCGGCGATCGCCATAGTCTTAATACAGCCGACATTGAACAAGTGATTATTGAACTCAAAGCAAGTGACCATCAATTCCATATGGATGGTGCATCATGGACAAATAGCATGAGTTGGGTACATGGCTATGAAAACGTGTTGGAGCCGATGAATAAACTCAGTGCCAAGTTCCATGAAAAATATGATGTGCTTGTAGCACAAGATCCCTCAGTTACTAAGCGATCGGACTATCAGCAAGCTCTGCTTTACAATCTCTTAGTTCAAACCAGTTGCTTCCGTTATTGGGGACAAGGAACTTGGACAGACTATGCTCGCGAACTCTATCGTCGTGGTGAAGCTTTGTAA
- a CDS encoding Hsp20/alpha crystallin family protein: MLVRWQPFQEMEEVRRQFDRLFREFAPLDQETAKGGWVPASELRDDGDYLTLRLALPEIEAKDLDIQVTKDSLSISGERHIQRKEESEKGYYWSEMSYGKFRRVFALPVAIENEQVKAEYTNGILTLTLPKANEVKAFKVNVAAELPAS, encoded by the coding sequence ATGTTAGTACGTTGGCAACCTTTCCAAGAAATGGAAGAAGTGCGTCGTCAATTTGATCGCTTATTTCGCGAATTTGCTCCATTAGATCAAGAAACAGCAAAAGGCGGATGGGTTCCCGCTAGTGAACTACGTGACGATGGCGACTACTTAACTCTAAGACTCGCGCTTCCTGAAATCGAAGCCAAAGATCTCGATATCCAAGTAACTAAGGATTCTCTCTCAATTTCTGGCGAACGTCATATTCAACGCAAGGAAGAATCCGAGAAAGGCTACTACTGGAGTGAAATGAGCTACGGCAAGTTCCGTCGTGTCTTTGCTTTACCTGTAGCGATCGAAAACGAACAAGTGAAAGCCGAATACACCAATGGCATCCTTACGCTGACTTTGCCTAAAGCTAATGAAGTCAAAGCTTTTAAAGTCAACGTTGCAGCCGAGTTACCTGCTTCCTAA
- the lpdA gene encoding dihydrolipoyl dehydrogenase, whose product MSDKFDYDLIIIGAGVGGHGAALHAVACGLKTAIVEDGVMGGTCVNRGCIPSKALLAASGRVREMRAKSHLKALGIDVGEVNFDRGAIASHADNLVLKLRGDLTNSLKRLGVDILEGRGRVAGVQKVSVGSKTYTAKDIILATGSEPFVPRGIEIDGKTVYTSDQAVRLETLPQWVAIIGSGYIGLEFADVYTALGSEVTMIEALDILMPGFDPDIAKIAERVLLKPRDIETRTGVFATKITAGAPVKIELTDAKTKKVVEVLEVDACLVATGRIPLTKDLGLESVGIAPNQRGFIDVDDTMATSVPHLWAIGDATGKMMLAHAASAQGIVAVENMCGRTSTVDYQSIPAAAFTHPEVSFVGLTEPQAKEKGATEGFKVATAKSYFKGNSKAIAEGETEGLAKIVYREDTGELLGVHIIGIHASDLIHEASAAIRDRQTVQKLATIVHAHPTLSEVLDEAYKRAAHI is encoded by the coding sequence GTGTCGGACAAATTTGATTACGATTTGATCATTATTGGTGCTGGCGTTGGCGGACATGGCGCAGCCCTCCATGCTGTCGCTTGTGGCTTAAAAACAGCGATCGTCGAAGATGGCGTAATGGGCGGAACCTGCGTTAATCGTGGCTGCATCCCCTCCAAGGCATTACTAGCGGCTTCGGGACGGGTACGCGAAATGCGGGCAAAGTCTCACCTAAAGGCGCTAGGTATTGATGTGGGTGAAGTGAATTTCGATCGCGGGGCGATCGCTAGTCATGCCGATAACTTAGTACTGAAATTGCGCGGTGACTTGACCAATAGCCTCAAACGATTAGGCGTAGATATTTTGGAAGGTCGTGGTCGTGTCGCAGGTGTACAGAAAGTTAGCGTCGGCAGTAAGACTTACACCGCTAAAGACATTATTCTCGCCACTGGTTCCGAGCCATTTGTGCCACGCGGCATTGAAATCGATGGCAAAACTGTCTACACCAGCGATCAGGCTGTGCGTCTAGAAACCTTGCCCCAATGGGTAGCGATTATCGGTAGTGGTTACATCGGGCTAGAATTTGCCGATGTCTATACGGCGCTGGGTTCAGAAGTAACGATGATCGAAGCATTAGATATTTTGATGCCCGGATTTGATCCTGATATTGCCAAGATCGCGGAGCGTGTACTTCTCAAACCTCGCGATATTGAAACGAGAACGGGTGTATTCGCTACCAAGATTACCGCAGGTGCTCCCGTCAAGATTGAACTTACCGATGCCAAAACGAAGAAGGTAGTGGAAGTTCTGGAAGTGGATGCTTGCTTGGTTGCCACAGGAAGGATTCCGCTCACTAAGGATCTTGGTTTAGAAAGTGTAGGTATTGCGCCTAATCAGCGAGGATTCATTGATGTGGATGACACGATGGCAACTTCCGTTCCCCATCTTTGGGCGATCGGTGATGCGACGGGCAAGATGATGCTAGCTCATGCAGCTTCAGCGCAGGGTATTGTCGCTGTTGAGAATATGTGTGGTCGTACTTCTACAGTTGACTATCAAAGCATCCCTGCGGCGGCGTTTACTCATCCTGAAGTTAGCTTTGTCGGCTTGACGGAACCACAGGCTAAGGAAAAAGGTGCGACGGAAGGCTTTAAGGTTGCTACAGCGAAGTCATACTTTAAGGGTAATTCCAAGGCGATCGCAGAGGGAGAAACTGAGGGGCTAGCCAAGATTGTTTACCGTGAAGATACGGGCGAACTTTTGGGCGTGCATATCATTGGTATCCATGCTTCGGACTTGATTCATGAGGCTTCGGCGGCTATACGCGATCGCCAAACGGTGCAGAAGTTAGCGACGATTGTTCATGCTCACCCAACGCTCAGCGAAGTCTTGGATGAAGCTTACAAACGCGCCGCACACATTTAA
- a CDS encoding helix-turn-helix domain-containing protein: MELRPIRTKADYQQVLQEIELLFDAAPNSPECDRLDILSTLAESYERLHFPIELPDPIEAISYYMDARGWSHHDLESCLGSRVSSTEILARKFSLTLEMIRKLHKELGVPAEILIQPYQSLQTSA; encoded by the coding sequence ATGGAACTACGACCCATTAGGACTAAAGCAGATTATCAACAAGTCTTACAAGAGATTGAATTATTATTCGATGCTGCACCAAATAGCCCTGAATGCGATCGCCTAGATATTCTTAGCACCTTAGCGGAATCCTATGAAAGATTACACTTTCCCATAGAACTTCCCGATCCGATTGAAGCAATCAGTTACTACATGGATGCGCGTGGATGGTCACACCATGACTTGGAATCTTGTCTTGGGAGTCGAGTTAGTTCGACTGAGATATTAGCGCGTAAGTTTTCTCTAACCCTAGAAATGATCAGAAAGCTACATAAAGAACTTGGAGTTCCCGCTGAGATTCTGATTCAGCCTTACCAATCATTACAAACTTCTGCCTAA
- a CDS encoding type II toxin-antitoxin system HigB family toxin yields the protein MRILSRNTLRDFWESHPDAEEALKTWYYEASHANWQSPADIKANHRNASIIANNRVVFNIKGNSYRLIVAIRYDIGIVFIKFIGTHAEYDRVDAATI from the coding sequence ATGCGTATCCTATCCCGCAACACATTGCGAGACTTTTGGGAATCTCATCCAGATGCCGAAGAAGCCCTGAAGACTTGGTATTACGAAGCATCCCATGCCAATTGGCAAAGTCCAGCCGATATAAAAGCTAATCATCGTAACGCCAGCATCATTGCCAATAATCGCGTGGTTTTTAATATCAAAGGCAACAGCTATCGGCTAATTGTGGCAATTCGCTATGATATTGGTATTGTGTTTATCAAGTTTATTGGCACTCATGCCGAATATGACAGAGTAGATGCAGCAACAATTTAG
- a CDS encoding Uma2 family endonuclease, giving the protein MTLAIAQVQHQPVSLDEFIARYGGDNRYELIDGEVFNLEPTGQHEEVAALITAKICVQIDHLGLPWFVLQRGLFRPSSASMTAFRSDVMVVDRTEVAKELLWQEQSIITMGSSIKFIAEVVSGNWQNDYARKVEDYAALGIPEYWIADYLGLGGIRHIGKPKQPTLSICTLVDGEYEINLFRGNDAIASPTFPNLNLTAEQVLNGRM; this is encoded by the coding sequence ATGACCCTTGCGATCGCACAAGTACAGCATCAACCTGTCAGCCTAGATGAGTTTATTGCCCGTTATGGTGGGGATAATCGCTACGAATTGATTGATGGAGAGGTTTTCAATTTGGAACCAACGGGGCAGCATGAGGAAGTTGCGGCTTTGATCACAGCAAAAATCTGTGTGCAGATCGATCACTTAGGTTTGCCTTGGTTTGTGTTGCAAAGGGGCTTGTTTCGTCCCTCTAGTGCCAGTATGACGGCTTTTCGTTCTGATGTGATGGTTGTAGATCGAACAGAAGTTGCAAAAGAACTGCTCTGGCAAGAACAATCGATCATCACAATGGGTAGCTCAATCAAGTTTATTGCAGAAGTTGTGAGTGGTAATTGGCAAAACGATTATGCGCGTAAGGTTGAGGATTACGCGGCTTTAGGTATTCCTGAATATTGGATTGCCGATTATTTAGGTTTGGGTGGGATTCGACATATTGGCAAGCCTAAGCAACCTACTCTCTCGATCTGTACATTGGTAGATGGAGAATATGAAATTAATTTGTTTCGCGGTAATGATGCGATCGCTTCGCCCACATTTCCAAATTTGAACTTAACGGCTGAACAAGTTTTGAATGGTAGGATGTGA
- a CDS encoding DUF4033 domain-containing protein — MQSKAVQPIAPIAKDEYNDNLIDRLFIGLFSRKMAQALGKGTNIDGYDGFVDLSKQIMQGRNAQEQQVLVAQVLQSLVPAPALWAIRTFFSPTRLVCVLNAWFAAQLFEWLVGPCEVTEAEIKLADGTVRSQPSAVHIKKCRYLVDSGCVGMCVNMCKVPTQTFFTEKFGIPLTMTPNFEDLSCEMIFGQMPLAPENDPDYNQPCLKQQCPTASFTNDACPKLN, encoded by the coding sequence ATGCAGTCTAAAGCCGTACAACCTATTGCGCCTATTGCTAAAGATGAATATAACGATAATTTGATCGATCGCTTATTCATTGGGCTGTTTTCTCGCAAGATGGCCCAAGCTTTGGGCAAGGGAACCAATATTGACGGCTATGATGGCTTTGTTGATTTATCGAAACAAATTATGCAAGGACGCAATGCTCAAGAGCAGCAGGTGCTTGTAGCGCAAGTATTGCAGTCTTTAGTTCCAGCACCCGCCCTATGGGCAATTCGCACATTTTTTTCTCCGACAAGACTGGTATGTGTGCTTAATGCGTGGTTTGCGGCGCAATTATTTGAGTGGCTAGTGGGTCCCTGTGAAGTCACTGAAGCTGAGATCAAGCTTGCCGATGGAACAGTGCGATCGCAACCTTCGGCTGTACATATTAAAAAATGTCGTTATCTGGTGGATAGTGGCTGTGTTGGTATGTGTGTCAATATGTGTAAAGTCCCAACTCAAACATTTTTTACTGAGAAGTTTGGTATTCCCCTCACCATGACCCCCAACTTTGAAGATTTAAGTTGTGAGATGATTTTTGGACAAATGCCTCTCGCTCCCGAAAATGATCCCGACTACAATCAACCATGTTTAAAGCAACAATGTCCTACAGCAAGTTTCACTAATGATGCTTGTCCTAAACTAAATTAA
- a CDS encoding LCP family protein: MSNRPITASKVRSADTTNRADLPINSLEATQIDVAQTTITKLKRIPFAKIGFTLSLLVSVGVGAFLGRIIPINALDWGGLLTGRKPEDVLMEGLGRKLDRPYQILVMGVDRVLDAPLGSPESFNGRSDSMLLIRLDPIDRSVHMLSIPRDTQVPIPDYGVTKINAANVYGGAPLAQEVVSEKLNGVEIDRYVRLDTHGLSALVDALGGIEVNVPKRMKYVDNTQKLNIDLYAGVQTLNGEQAEGFSRFRNDEDGDIGRIQRQQIVLKAVKAKIANPAVVLNLPDLINVMQKHVDSNLSFDEMMAIATFTMTLKPEQIQANSLKGRPSDPNEFRFSYWIVSPEDVDQAIADKFTTKQNPQ; this comes from the coding sequence GTGAGCAATAGACCGATAACTGCATCCAAAGTTCGGTCAGCCGATACCACCAATCGCGCTGATTTGCCTATTAATTCACTAGAAGCAACGCAAATCGATGTGGCTCAAACTACCATTACTAAATTGAAACGCATCCCCTTTGCAAAAATTGGTTTTACTTTATCTCTACTAGTCTCAGTAGGCGTTGGTGCTTTTTTAGGGCGGATTATCCCCATTAATGCCCTAGATTGGGGCGGACTATTAACGGGTCGCAAGCCTGAAGATGTCTTGATGGAGGGATTAGGTCGCAAGTTAGACCGTCCTTATCAGATTCTGGTCATGGGGGTTGATCGGGTACTGGATGCGCCTCTTGGTTCTCCTGAGTCCTTTAACGGTCGTAGCGATAGTATGCTGCTGATTCGCCTCGATCCGATTGATCGCTCCGTGCATATGCTATCAATCCCTCGCGATACCCAAGTGCCAATTCCAGACTACGGCGTGACCAAAATTAATGCTGCTAATGTCTACGGTGGTGCGCCACTAGCCCAAGAGGTTGTTTCAGAAAAGCTGAACGGTGTGGAAATCGATCGCTATGTCCGTCTTGATACCCATGGACTATCGGCTTTGGTTGATGCGCTTGGCGGCATTGAGGTAAATGTCCCCAAGAGGATGAAGTATGTTGATAATACTCAAAAGCTAAATATCGATCTCTATGCGGGTGTGCAGACTCTGAATGGCGAACAGGCTGAAGGCTTTTCTCGATTTCGCAATGATGAAGATGGAGACATTGGACGGATTCAGCGACAACAGATTGTGTTGAAAGCAGTGAAGGCAAAAATTGCTAATCCTGCGGTTGTACTAAATCTTCCCGATTTGATTAACGTCATGCAAAAACATGTGGACTCTAATCTCAGTTTTGACGAGATGATGGCGATCGCCACTTTCACCATGACCTTAAAACCTGAACAAATCCAAGCTAATAGTCTTAAAGGTAGACCAAGTGATCCTAATGAATTTCGCTTTAGTTATTGGATTGTGAGTCCTGAAGATGTCGATCAGGCGATCGCTGACAAATTTACAACTAAGCAAAATCCTCAATAA
- a CDS encoding NDP-sugar synthase has protein sequence MQAVIIAGGKGTRLRPLTYGCPKPMLPLVDRPFLEWMINRCREASVCDILLNVQYQARQVIDYFGDGDRFGVKIRYVEESTPLDTAGAIKLAEPYFTGESLIIFNADILTNLDLTALIKFHKSTEADATLTLTRVPDITPFGLVEINEQSQVQAFREKPNAEQAVEFLAQGIDTINAGTYVLEPKIFDIYPMGEPLSFERKVFPNVLERGLKMMGFVWDGYWMDMGTPEKYFQAQTDVLEEKVPFDFGDRVEQRSEGIWIAKTAKVAEGAFLNAPCYIGEDASIGKDAHIPAKTLIGANSLVNGAISSGMYAAGSMLI, from the coding sequence ATGCAAGCTGTAATTATTGCTGGTGGAAAAGGAACTCGCCTCAGACCCTTGACCTATGGCTGTCCTAAGCCAATGCTACCTCTGGTTGATCGTCCATTTTTAGAATGGATGATTAATCGTTGTCGTGAAGCTAGTGTGTGCGACATTTTGCTAAACGTGCAGTATCAAGCGCGACAAGTAATCGATTATTTTGGTGATGGCGATCGCTTTGGTGTCAAAATTCGGTATGTCGAAGAGTCCACACCACTTGATACCGCAGGCGCAATTAAGCTTGCTGAGCCATATTTCACAGGTGAGTCATTAATTATATTCAATGCCGATATCCTTACCAATTTAGACTTGACGGCGCTCATAAAGTTTCATAAGTCAACTGAAGCTGATGCAACTTTGACTTTGACAAGAGTTCCTGATATTACGCCTTTTGGCTTAGTAGAAATTAATGAGCAAAGTCAAGTCCAAGCTTTTCGAGAGAAACCAAATGCTGAACAAGCGGTAGAATTTCTGGCTCAAGGTATTGATACGATTAATGCGGGAACCTATGTTTTAGAGCCCAAGATTTTTGACATCTATCCAATGGGTGAACCTCTAAGCTTTGAGCGGAAAGTTTTCCCCAATGTTTTAGAGCGTGGTTTGAAGATGATGGGGTTTGTATGGGATGGCTATTGGATGGATATGGGAACACCTGAGAAGTATTTTCAAGCCCAGACTGATGTTTTGGAAGAAAAAGTTCCGTTTGATTTCGGCGATCGCGTTGAGCAGAGAAGCGAGGGAATTTGGATTGCGAAAACTGCTAAGGTTGCGGAGGGAGCATTTTTGAATGCACCTTGTTATATAGGAGAAGATGCTTCTATTGGCAAAGATGCTCACATTCCAGCAAAAACTTTAATTGGAGCAAATTCTCTTGTTAATGGGGCGATATCGTCAGGTATGTATGCCGCAGGTTCGATGTTGATTTAG
- a CDS encoding zinc metalloprotease HtpX, protein MSLKAGKEALLRKHYTEAIAILTEYSRESNDLTSKDYVQAQIWLVSAYKKTGRADKAIAICEQLEAHADPQLQKWAQKSLITLRIELDAPTDDRIRRNEDVASVIKSDPRRYRKKDVTLSLPSRYKYFLIAAIILTVCAIIGLQFLISYGISRIFTDYFSEAWVKITAIVSVVFSVLLFFMSPWIIDITQKQYHRIQWITLADLDEKSPEAVEIIENFCEKYNIFVPRLGWIEDDAPVAFTYGVISNSARIVVSRGLFACLDDDEIAAVYAYQLGRIRNKSFAVLTFVSAPVQVLYYIYVLLSRQSYRAKSAKQIWQIAATFANVLYSLSNYLLVWLSHASTIVSDRFASEVTGNPNALARALPKMARQMLPYNQPAMPTNRLLESTRAIGICDRQTMTAIGLAMEIAHVGQTDQDPYRVFLWELFNPWRRWLELHSTHPLVGKRLKFLSGYSKQLGLLTEYDFAELLKEEKKLNKKALYRNFWRDLLIQISPVVGVAIAVIAAMLLSQLYNRWLLLSLLMIGLGLGFMLQGSLRYPDFRKVADTDLVSLLIDPYASYVQGTPIQIPGELLGYGTDEFYIGYMLRLEDQGGLAFINYIPNFRQWIIDPSNTLKNLEMLCDHSIIATGWFRRGKFPIIDLSTLQPIMEDRPKQRASLTSYHQFWNNIGSSILVLLGLSLLLLTSRLF, encoded by the coding sequence ATGTCACTAAAAGCTGGCAAAGAAGCATTGCTGCGAAAGCACTATACTGAGGCGATCGCTATCTTGACTGAATATAGCCGAGAAAGTAATGATCTGACATCCAAAGACTATGTGCAAGCGCAAATTTGGCTGGTTTCGGCGTACAAAAAAACAGGTCGAGCCGATAAAGCGATCGCTATTTGCGAGCAGTTAGAGGCTCATGCTGACCCGCAGTTGCAAAAATGGGCGCAAAAATCCTTAATTACCCTTCGCATTGAGCTTGATGCACCAACTGATGATCGCATCAGACGTAATGAAGATGTCGCTTCGGTAATCAAGTCCGATCCTCGCCGCTATCGCAAAAAAGACGTTACCCTATCCCTTCCCTCTCGCTATAAATATTTTCTGATTGCAGCGATCATTCTGACCGTTTGCGCGATCATCGGATTGCAATTTTTAATCAGCTATGGAATTTCGCGGATTTTTACCGATTACTTTTCGGAGGCTTGGGTAAAAATTACAGCGATCGTGTCAGTAGTATTCAGCGTTTTGCTGTTTTTTATGTCGCCTTGGATTATCGACATTACCCAAAAGCAATATCACCGCATTCAATGGATTACCTTGGCAGATTTGGATGAAAAGAGTCCTGAAGCTGTGGAAATCATTGAGAATTTTTGTGAAAAGTACAATATATTTGTGCCGCGATTGGGATGGATTGAAGATGATGCACCTGTAGCTTTTACCTATGGCGTAATCTCCAACTCGGCGCGAATTGTCGTCAGCCGTGGTCTATTTGCCTGTCTAGATGATGACGAAATTGCGGCGGTTTATGCCTATCAACTCGGAAGAATTCGGAACAAAAGCTTTGCAGTTTTGACCTTTGTTTCCGCTCCTGTTCAAGTTCTTTATTACATTTATGTGTTACTGAGCCGCCAAAGTTATCGCGCTAAAAGTGCTAAACAAATCTGGCAAATTGCAGCCACCTTTGCCAATGTTCTCTATTCTCTCAGTAATTATTTGTTGGTTTGGCTCTCCCATGCGAGTACGATCGTCAGCGATCGCTTTGCCTCAGAAGTAACAGGCAATCCCAACGCTTTAGCCCGTGCGCTACCCAAAATGGCGCGACAAATGTTGCCCTACAATCAGCCTGCCATGCCCACTAATCGTCTGCTAGAATCCACCAGAGCCATCGGTATTTGCGATCGCCAAACCATGACTGCGATCGGGCTAGCTATGGAAATTGCCCATGTTGGACAAACCGATCAAGATCCCTATCGAGTTTTCCTCTGGGAGCTATTTAATCCTTGGCGGCGTTGGCTAGAACTTCATTCTACCCATCCCTTAGTTGGGAAACGTTTGAAGTTTTTATCGGGATATTCCAAACAATTGGGACTACTAACAGAATATGACTTTGCGGAACTATTAAAGGAAGAGAAAAAGCTCAATAAAAAAGCCCTATATCGAAACTTTTGGCGCGATTTGCTAATTCAAATTTCGCCTGTTGTTGGTGTGGCGATCGCCGTAATTGCTGCCATGCTGTTATCGCAACTGTACAACCGATGGTTATTACTCAGCCTATTAATGATTGGCTTAGGCTTAGGATTTATGCTGCAAGGCAGTTTGCGCTATCCCGATTTTCGCAAAGTTGCCGACACTGATCTCGTGAGCCTCTTGATCGATCCCTATGCCAGTTATGTCCAAGGTACTCCCATCCAAATTCCGGGGGAATTGCTCGGCTATGGTACTGATGAGTTTTACATTGGTTATATGCTACGCCTAGAGGATCAAGGGGGCTTAGCCTTCATCAACTATATTCCCAACTTCCGTCAATGGATTATCGATCCTTCTAATACGCTTAAAAATCTAGAAATGTTATGCGATCACTCGATAATTGCGACAGGTTGGTTTCGACGCGGCAAGTTCCCAATTATCGATCTATCAACGTTACAACCAATCATGGAGGATCGCCCCAAGCAACGCGCTTCTCTCACCAGCTATCACCAATTCTGGAACAACATCGGCAGTTCGATTCTAGTTTTACTAGGCTTATCGCTTTTACTCCTAACTTCACGGTTGTTCTAA
- a CDS encoding DUF433 domain-containing protein — protein sequence MDWQDRITLNPEVLFGKPVIKGTRLAVEFIIDLFAQGWSIDEVLRNYPDITIADIQACFTYASASLKAEKISTAIAFF from the coding sequence ATGGATTGGCAAGATAGAATCACCCTCAACCCCGAAGTGTTATTTGGTAAGCCAGTTATCAAAGGTACTCGCCTTGCTGTTGAGTTTATTATTGATCTTTTTGCTCAGGGTTGGAGTATCGATGAAGTTCTTCGCAATTATCCTGATATTACAATTGCAGATATTCAAGCCTGCTTTACCTATGCTAGTGCTTCTCTAAAAGCTGAGAAAATCTCAACAGCGATCGCATTTTTTTGA
- a CDS encoding DUF7226 domain-containing protein, which produces MQKFKIEYADGVQEIFLNLEKLCTQSEKDEIRDFLEKLKSTGEISGFHLTRHPCIDNRSGVREVYGDHFKLTYTFDGQSKCVKIWSCHILTSYEVDECIKTFRSANCTDEDNPIYITQVDNPDKIISAVKFIGTAPKSPFEIAHEFGHKGEQRSIERHGQYLGRIICELGLGRTVKHGRGSKYELTKSGCRIATAKNSAIEERVMIEAMLGYKPMQLVYGEIIEDQPFSLQFVKDLIDKKLCPHDHTDVTSKRRAQALRTWAIWLCHKTGTPIRYEGSDSKQLFIPYIYADQNI; this is translated from the coding sequence ATGCAAAAGTTTAAGATCGAGTATGCAGATGGTGTACAAGAAATCTTTTTAAACCTTGAAAAGTTATGTACTCAAAGTGAGAAAGATGAGATTAGAGATTTTCTTGAAAAGTTGAAATCAACTGGAGAGATTTCAGGATTTCATTTAACTCGCCATCCTTGCATTGATAATCGAAGTGGTGTTCGAGAGGTTTATGGTGATCATTTCAAGCTGACATATACATTTGATGGGCAATCAAAGTGTGTGAAAATATGGTCTTGTCACATTCTCACTTCTTATGAGGTAGACGAATGTATAAAGACCTTTAGAAGCGCGAATTGCACAGATGAAGATAATCCAATCTACATAACACAAGTTGACAATCCAGACAAAATTATTAGCGCAGTAAAATTTATTGGGACAGCACCAAAATCTCCCTTTGAAATTGCTCATGAGTTTGGACATAAAGGTGAACAAAGAAGTATCGAGAGGCATGGGCAGTATCTTGGAAGGATTATTTGTGAACTAGGGCTTGGTCGAACAGTAAAGCACGGTCGTGGAAGCAAATATGAACTAACTAAATCAGGATGCCGCATTGCAACTGCTAAAAATTCAGCCATCGAAGAACGAGTAATGATAGAGGCAATGCTTGGCTACAAACCCATGCAACTAGTCTATGGCGAGATTATCGAAGATCAACCATTTAGCTTGCAGTTTGTTAAAGATTTAATTGACAAAAAACTCTGTCCTCACGATCACACTGACGTTACAAGCAAACGTAGAGCACAAGCATTGAGAACTTGGGCAATCTGGTTGTGCCATAAAACTGGAACTCCAATTCGCTATGAAGGTTCAGACAGTAAACAGCTATTTATTCCATACATTTATGCAGACCAAAACATATAG